In Deinococcus sp. QL22, the following are encoded in one genomic region:
- a CDS encoding heme o synthase, translating to MTALTDSAAPARATWRDYLSLTKPKVISLLLWTTLTAMVMAARGWPGLWLMLVVGVAGYMSAGSAGVFNMIIDRDIDLKMARTAQRPVTSGMISAQNAAIFGTTLQVLSFVMLWVWGSPLAAWMSLAGFLTYVVVYTLWLKRTTWHNIVLGGAAGCFPPLVGWAAVTGELNLFAWFLFAIIFFWTPVHFWALALMIKDEYREVGIPMLPVVHGDKLTVAQIGLYAIYTVVLSVMPVFFREVGAIYFISAAMLGGLLLQRSWVLYKHVMAGNAVERRVAVPLYLYSMLYLALLFVAGALDRVVFAHLL from the coding sequence GTGACTGCCCTAACTGATTCTGCCGCCCCTGCCCGTGCCACCTGGCGCGATTACCTCTCGCTGACCAAACCCAAGGTCATCAGCCTGCTGCTGTGGACGACCCTGACCGCGATGGTGATGGCGGCGCGGGGCTGGCCGGGTCTGTGGCTGATGCTGGTGGTGGGCGTGGCAGGCTATATGTCGGCGGGTTCGGCAGGCGTGTTCAACATGATCATTGACCGCGACATTGACCTGAAGATGGCCCGCACCGCCCAGCGCCCGGTCACGAGCGGCATGATTTCGGCTCAGAATGCCGCGATCTTCGGCACCACCCTGCAAGTCCTGTCGTTCGTGATGCTGTGGGTCTGGGGATCGCCGCTGGCCGCGTGGATGAGCCTCGCCGGATTCCTGACCTACGTGGTGGTCTATACGCTGTGGCTGAAGCGCACCACCTGGCACAACATCGTGCTGGGCGGGGCCGCCGGGTGCTTTCCGCCGCTGGTGGGCTGGGCCGCCGTGACTGGAGAGCTGAACCTGTTCGCGTGGTTCCTGTTCGCCATCATCTTCTTCTGGACTCCCGTGCATTTTTGGGCGCTGGCCCTGATGATCAAGGATGAATACCGCGAGGTAGGCATTCCGATGCTGCCGGTGGTTCACGGCGACAAGCTGACGGTGGCCCAGATCGGTCTGTACGCCATCTATACGGTGGTGCTGTCGGTGATGCCTGTGTTCTTCCGTGAAGTCGGCGCGATCTACTTCATCTCGGCGGCCATGCTGGGCGGGCTGCTGCTTCAGCGGTCTTGGGTGCTGTACAAGCATGTGATGGCCGGAAACGCCGTGGAACGCCGCGTGGCCGTGCCGCTGTACCTGTATTCCATGCTGTATCTGGCGCTGCTGTTTGTGGCTGGAGCGCTAGACCGGGTGGTGTTCGCGCACCTGTTGTGA
- the coxB gene encoding cytochrome c oxidase subunit II — translation MNTNHHQRPGHSRFRRSRALPLALTALGGALLTGCQQVNQTLSIGDMSSGYNREIFWMSVWAIALSIIIFIGVSYALFYTVNKFREDKHDAPPAQFHGNNRLEVILVVVPVIIVVFLSVLTVRSMARLNPTPQNVVNIDVLGRQFWWNFAYPEAPAAAGGVVTNGNEIIIPTRQQVALTITSGDVIHGFWAPNIGGQRAAMPAVKKTWQVDTDRPGAYQGNCSQLCGASHANMRYKVVALEPERYNTFITAARAYRAPEPAPGSAEARGYTLFMQGKTSTGALSCAACHRVQGTPAAGAAGPDLSFFGTRRTLGAGMWEGERAREMLHEWIKHSPQVKPGSLMPTYDGSEYRVNGKIQKGGILTDAEIDDVSAYIRSLKLPEEADYWQGTPVIGAKGGSQ, via the coding sequence TTGAACACCAACCACCACCAGAGGCCGGGGCACTCCCGTTTCAGGCGCAGCCGCGCCCTTCCGCTGGCCCTTACGGCGCTGGGCGGGGCGCTGCTCACCGGCTGCCAGCAGGTCAACCAGACGCTCAGCATCGGAGATATGTCGTCGGGCTACAACCGCGAAATCTTCTGGATGAGCGTGTGGGCCATCGCGCTGTCCATCATCATTTTTATTGGTGTGTCGTATGCCCTGTTTTACACGGTCAACAAGTTCCGTGAAGATAAGCACGACGCGCCGCCCGCACAATTCCACGGCAACAACCGCCTAGAAGTGATTCTGGTGGTCGTGCCCGTGATCATCGTGGTGTTCCTGAGCGTGCTGACGGTTCGCAGCATGGCCCGCCTGAACCCCACGCCCCAAAACGTCGTGAATATCGACGTGCTGGGCCGCCAGTTCTGGTGGAACTTTGCCTACCCCGAAGCGCCAGCAGCGGCGGGCGGCGTGGTCACCAACGGCAACGAAATCATCATTCCGACCCGTCAGCAGGTGGCCCTGACCATTACCAGCGGCGACGTCATTCACGGCTTCTGGGCCCCCAACATCGGCGGACAGCGGGCCGCCATGCCTGCCGTCAAGAAAACTTGGCAGGTAGACACAGACCGCCCCGGGGCGTATCAGGGCAACTGCTCGCAGCTGTGCGGAGCCAGCCACGCCAACATGCGCTACAAGGTAGTGGCGCTGGAACCCGAACGCTACAACACATTCATTACCGCCGCCCGCGCCTACCGCGCCCCGGAGCCTGCCCCCGGCAGCGCCGAAGCACGCGGCTACACCCTGTTCATGCAGGGCAAGACTTCTACGGGCGCGCTGTCCTGCGCCGCCTGCCACCGCGTTCAGGGCACGCCCGCTGCGGGTGCGGCCGGCCCCGACCTCAGCTTTTTCGGCACGCGCCGCACGTTGGGCGCGGGCATGTGGGAAGGCGAACGCGCACGCGAAATGCTGCACGAATGGATCAAGCACAGCCCTCAGGTCAAGCCCGGCAGCCTGATGCCCACCTACGACGGCAGTGAATACCGCGTGAACGGCAAAATTCAGAAGGGTGGAATCCTGACCGACGCCGAAATCGACGACGTGTCGGCCTACATTCGCTCACTGAAGCTGCCCGAAGAAGCGGACTACTGGCAAGGCACACCCGTGATCGGCGCAAAAGGAGGAAGCCAGTGA
- the ruvB gene encoding Holliday junction branch migration DNA helicase RuvB — MTEPLDPALRPKTLTEYVGQERLKEKLGVYLQAAKGRKEALDHTLLFGPPGLGKTTLAHIIAHELGVNIRVTSGPAIEKPGDLAAILTNSLEEGDVLFIDEIHRLGRVAEEHLYPAMEDFKLDIVLGQGPAARTIELPLPRFTLVGATTRPGLITAPMRSRFGIMEHLEYYTPEEIGTNLLRDARLLGFGLDETAAIEIGARSRGTMRIAKRLLRRVRDYAEVAGESLIGLDRAMHALDKLGLDAAGLDDRDKKYLETLIHRFAGGPVGVDTLATAISEDALTLEDVYEPYLIQLGFIKRTPRGRVATAHAYDHLGLPVSGVEGDFSGFLTN, encoded by the coding sequence ATGACCGAACCGCTTGATCCCGCACTCAGGCCCAAAACTCTGACGGAGTATGTGGGCCAGGAACGCCTGAAGGAAAAGCTGGGCGTGTACCTTCAGGCCGCCAAGGGCCGCAAAGAAGCGCTGGATCATACGCTGCTGTTCGGGCCGCCCGGACTGGGCAAGACCACGCTGGCGCACATCATCGCGCACGAACTGGGCGTCAACATCCGCGTGACGTCCGGCCCGGCCATCGAGAAGCCCGGCGATCTGGCGGCCATTCTGACCAACAGCCTCGAAGAAGGCGATGTGTTGTTCATCGACGAAATTCACCGTCTGGGCCGCGTTGCCGAGGAACACCTGTATCCGGCGATGGAAGATTTTAAGCTGGATATCGTGCTGGGGCAGGGGCCAGCCGCCCGCACCATAGAGTTGCCGCTGCCGCGCTTTACGCTGGTGGGCGCAACCACCCGCCCCGGCCTGATCACCGCGCCCATGCGCTCGCGGTTCGGGATCATGGAGCATCTGGAGTACTACACGCCCGAGGAAATTGGCACCAACCTGCTGCGTGACGCCCGCCTGCTGGGGTTCGGGCTGGATGAAACCGCCGCCATAGAAATCGGGGCACGCAGCCGGGGCACCATGCGAATCGCGAAACGTCTGTTGCGCCGGGTGCGCGATTACGCCGAAGTGGCGGGCGAAAGCCTGATCGGGCTAGACCGTGCCATGCACGCGCTGGACAAGCTAGGACTGGACGCAGCGGGCCTCGATGACCGCGATAAGAAGTACCTCGAAACACTGATTCACCGCTTTGCAGGCGGCCCGGTAGGCGTGGACACCCTCGCCACCGCCATCAGCGAGGACGCCCTGACGCTGGAGGACGTGTACGAGCCGTACCTGATCCAGTTGGGCTTCATCAAGCGCACGCCGAGGGGCCGCGTGGCGACGGCGCATGCCTACGATCATCTGGGCCTGCCCGTGAGTGGCGTGGAAGGGGATTTTTCAGGCTTTTTGACCAACTGA
- a CDS encoding VOC family protein, whose protein sequence is MPTYTHHPAGTPTWLDLSSPNLDADLPFYRLVFGWDISEGVEEYGGYRTATLNGKRVAGLAPQMPDMGGGAGAWTLYFASADAQADLQRIRDLGGTVMVEPMQIGDQGQMAVAADPTGAVFGLWQEGTHTGMELMGEHGSLCWAQANSRHLELARQFYTGFLGATSRPSPSIPYHTLHHGEDWTAGVMQMDDDNFAPEMPPHWVVYFAVDSADAAAQAAVATGGQVLFPPSDTPWGRLVVLQDPGGAVFNAMEGQRLGA, encoded by the coding sequence ATGCCTACCTACACCCACCACCCCGCCGGAACCCCAACTTGGCTCGATCTGTCTTCGCCCAATCTGGACGCCGATCTTCCCTTTTATCGGCTGGTCTTCGGCTGGGACATTTCCGAGGGCGTAGAGGAATACGGCGGCTACCGCACCGCCACCCTGAACGGAAAGCGGGTGGCGGGCCTGGCCCCCCAGATGCCGGACATGGGTGGCGGGGCAGGCGCATGGACGCTGTACTTTGCCAGCGCCGACGCACAGGCCGATCTGCAGCGCATCCGCGATCTGGGCGGCACGGTCATGGTAGAGCCGATGCAGATTGGCGATCAGGGTCAGATGGCGGTGGCCGCCGATCCCACCGGGGCCGTATTCGGGCTGTGGCAGGAGGGCACGCACACGGGCATGGAACTGATGGGCGAACACGGCAGCCTCTGCTGGGCGCAGGCCAATAGCCGTCATCTGGAACTTGCACGCCAGTTCTACACCGGGTTTTTGGGGGCCACCAGTCGGCCCAGCCCCAGTATTCCGTATCACACGCTGCATCACGGAGAGGACTGGACGGCGGGCGTGATGCAGATGGACGACGACAACTTTGCCCCAGAAATGCCCCCGCACTGGGTGGTCTACTTTGCCGTCGACAGCGCGGATGCCGCCGCACAGGCCGCCGTCGCCACAGGCGGGCAAGTCCTGTTCCCGCCATCCGACACGCCTTGGGGCCGGCTCGTGGTGCTGCAAGACCCCGGCGGCGCCGTGTTCAACGCCATGGAGGGGCAGCGGCTTGGGGCGTAA
- a CDS encoding bifunctional diguanylate cyclase/phosphodiesterase, protein MEKLNHLESIVYIDLLTGLHNRRYLEKYLSDYIFANINGNCSIIFIDLDNFKLINDSLGHEQGDEVLKRVAKLFIESSKSQMLVTRLNGDQFVLVIPSDRGEQAEYFSRVISDHLHSEGLRLTPDFNHIHLTLSIGISVYPDDAQQPKELLRHADSAMLAVKRSGKHGLKRYNSTDDGSTEDQQRMVHDLHGAIERNEISILFQPIYNVDGGKISKLEVLMRWQHPTLGFVLPEIFIPLAEQFGLIVPLGQWVIKQSCRFALHWDGIQVCVNVSALQLSQTNFIQELAHALAEYQIKPSQLALELTETVLMQENPHTERVLQQINDMGVDLIIDDFGMGYSNLNRLRTLPIQALKIDRSFTANVIGTETKHLYAQQMVTATVSLSDIASLKVTAEGVETREQLEMMQRLGCHFGQGYFFSKPYTPEQIDALLLEALPFGLPHPTAP, encoded by the coding sequence ATGGAGAAGCTTAATCATCTAGAAAGCATTGTATATATTGACCTTCTGACCGGACTACATAATCGAAGGTACTTAGAAAAATATTTGAGCGATTACATTTTCGCCAATATCAATGGAAACTGTTCAATAATTTTCATAGATTTGGATAATTTCAAACTAATAAATGACAGCTTAGGACATGAACAAGGCGATGAGGTTCTCAAACGAGTCGCCAAACTATTTATTGAGTCTAGTAAATCTCAGATGCTCGTCACCAGACTGAATGGGGATCAATTTGTGCTGGTTATACCCTCCGATCGTGGCGAGCAGGCCGAATACTTCAGTCGTGTCATCTCAGATCATCTGCATTCTGAGGGCCTAAGACTAACTCCAGATTTCAATCATATCCACCTTACCCTGAGTATCGGCATCAGTGTCTATCCTGATGACGCACAACAACCCAAAGAACTCCTGCGTCATGCCGATAGTGCCATGCTAGCAGTTAAGAGATCCGGCAAGCATGGTTTAAAGCGGTATAATTCAACAGATGATGGATCAACGGAAGATCAACAACGAATGGTTCATGACCTGCATGGAGCTATAGAACGTAACGAGATCTCTATTCTCTTTCAACCTATCTATAATGTCGATGGTGGGAAGATAAGCAAACTAGAAGTGCTGATGCGCTGGCAGCACCCAACCCTGGGGTTCGTCTTGCCAGAAATATTCATCCCACTGGCAGAGCAGTTCGGTTTGATCGTTCCTTTGGGCCAATGGGTTATTAAACAGAGTTGCCGCTTTGCCCTGCATTGGGATGGCATTCAGGTCTGCGTCAACGTTTCTGCCCTTCAGTTGTCACAGACCAACTTTATACAAGAACTCGCCCATGCTTTGGCCGAATACCAGATCAAGCCATCTCAACTGGCTCTAGAGTTGACCGAGACAGTCTTGATGCAAGAGAATCCTCATACAGAGCGGGTTTTACAACAAATCAACGACATGGGTGTCGATCTCATCATAGACGACTTTGGAATGGGTTATTCAAATCTCAATCGTTTGCGAACCTTACCTATACAGGCCCTAAAAATAGATAGAAGTTTTACAGCCAATGTAATCGGCACAGAAACCAAACACCTATACGCACAGCAGATGGTAACGGCGACCGTGAGCCTAAGCGACATTGCCAGCCTAAAAGTGACGGCAGAAGGCGTAGAAACCAGAGAACAATTGGAGATGATGCAGCGTTTGGGCTGCCATTTCGGGCAGGGCTACTTTTTTTCCAAACCCTATACTCCTGAGCAGATCGACGCTTTATTGTTGGAGGCTCTCCCTTTTGGCCTCCCACACCCGACCGCCCCCTAG
- a CDS encoding MBL fold metallo-hydrolase — MKLTTHGAYLTQVSQFRFINQYLVQEEDGLTLVDTGARGQASVILKAAASLGVSIRRILITHAHDDHIGSLDALYAALPGAEVLISARDARLMDGDLTTDEGELQKPPRAARAQTKPTRLLTPGDRVGSLQSVAAPGHTPGQLAFLDTRDGTLIAGDAYQTFSQVSTSAELRWRSPLPALATWDRATALASARTLAALHPTRLAVGHGPVVLHPQQAMNAAVERAERQLSKKG, encoded by the coding sequence ATGAAGCTCACCACGCACGGCGCTTATCTGACCCAAGTGTCTCAGTTCCGCTTCATCAATCAGTATCTGGTGCAGGAAGAGGACGGCCTGACCCTGGTCGATACCGGAGCCAGAGGCCAGGCCTCGGTCATTCTGAAGGCGGCGGCCAGCCTCGGCGTTTCTATTCGGCGCATTTTGATTACGCATGCCCACGACGACCATATCGGCAGTTTGGACGCCCTGTACGCGGCTCTGCCCGGCGCTGAGGTGCTGATTTCGGCCCGCGACGCCCGGCTGATGGATGGCGACCTGACCACCGACGAGGGCGAACTGCAAAAGCCGCCGCGTGCCGCCCGTGCCCAGACCAAGCCCACGCGCCTGCTGACGCCCGGAGACCGCGTGGGTAGCCTGCAAAGCGTGGCCGCGCCCGGTCATACCCCCGGCCAGTTGGCCTTCCTCGATACCCGCGACGGCACCCTGATCGCGGGCGACGCCTACCAGACCTTTTCGCAGGTCAGCACCAGCGCCGAGTTGCGGTGGCGTTCGCCGTTGCCTGCGCTGGCAACATGGGATCGGGCCACCGCGCTTGCCAGTGCACGTACTCTGGCCGCACTCCACCCCACCCGGTTGGCCGTCGGACATGGGCCAGTGGTGCTGCACCCCCAACAGGCCATGAACGCGGCGGTAGAGCGGGCCGAGCGCCAGTTGAGCAAGAAGGGCTAG
- a CDS encoding TetR/AcrR family transcriptional regulator, with protein MPYPAKLTPEAILQAASVLLRAGGAETVGMRALASALGVQPSSLYRHFADRAAVLGALEDQTSLDLNVALTRAAAALPPAEALRATAHAYLEFARADPHAYSLLLVPRAPYTAQPGPAQDLWKSVLALVGAVSGQADDTAATVAFWAYMHGFATLELSGQFGRSGPKGGFERGLDALIVGLSQPA; from the coding sequence ATGCCTTACCCCGCCAAATTGACGCCTGAAGCCATTTTACAGGCGGCCTCCGTACTGCTGCGGGCAGGCGGCGCAGAAACCGTGGGGATGCGGGCGCTGGCCAGTGCACTTGGGGTGCAACCCAGCAGTTTGTACCGGCATTTTGCAGACCGGGCCGCCGTGTTGGGCGCGCTGGAAGACCAGACCAGCCTTGACCTGAACGTTGCCCTCACGCGGGCCGCTGCCGCCCTTCCCCCTGCAGAGGCGCTGAGAGCCACCGCCCATGCCTACTTGGAGTTTGCCCGCGCTGACCCACACGCTTATAGCCTGCTGCTGGTGCCGCGTGCGCCATATACCGCCCAGCCCGGCCCAGCGCAAGACCTCTGGAAAAGCGTGTTGGCGCTGGTGGGAGCAGTGAGTGGGCAGGCCGACGACACTGCGGCCACTGTCGCGTTCTGGGCCTATATGCACGGATTCGCCACCCTGGAACTCAGTGGGCAATTTGGCCGTAGCGGGCCAAAGGGGGGCTTTGAACGGGGGCTGGACGCCCTGATCGTAGGCCTGTCGCAGCCCGCTTAA
- a CDS encoding SCO family protein yields the protein MKWLTVVLLALAAALGGLLFFRSGAAAPLGGTALEAPVALPKLALTDDAGRPTTLADSGGKLRLVFYGFVRCPDVCPATLATLKGAYEELKPEQQAKLRVQLVSVDPEFDRPTVLREYLNEFSADFVGLTGSVESIDAAAKAMYVTNVAPLPTPAHQEHTDQPDTGKPDSAVSASAAARLHGDQVSVVNARGEFVRVYSNLEVVDGTLKRDLPGLLQEYGS from the coding sequence ATGAAGTGGCTTACTGTTGTTCTGCTGGCCCTTGCTGCCGCTCTGGGCGGCCTCCTGTTCTTCCGTTCGGGTGCTGCCGCGCCGCTGGGGGGCACTGCGCTGGAGGCGCCTGTGGCCCTGCCCAAACTGGCCCTCACCGACGACGCAGGCCGCCCCACCACCTTGGCCGATTCGGGCGGAAAGTTGCGCCTGGTGTTTTACGGCTTCGTGCGCTGCCCGGATGTGTGCCCGGCAACGCTGGCTACCCTGAAAGGCGCATACGAGGAACTGAAGCCGGAGCAACAGGCCAAACTGCGCGTGCAACTGGTCAGCGTGGATCCCGAATTTGACCGCCCCACCGTGCTGCGCGAGTACCTGAACGAATTCAGCGCCGACTTTGTGGGCCTGACCGGAAGCGTGGAAAGCATAGACGCAGCGGCCAAAGCCATGTACGTAACCAACGTTGCGCCGCTGCCCACACCCGCACATCAGGAGCACACCGATCAACCAGATACCGGTAAACCAGACAGTGCGGTGTCGGCAAGCGCGGCGGCCCGCTTGCACGGTGATCAGGTCAGCGTGGTGAATGCGCGGGGCGAGTTCGTACGGGTGTACAGCAATCTAGAAGTGGTAGACGGCACACTGAAACGCGATCTGCCGGGGCTGCTCCAGGAATACGGCTCGTAA
- a CDS encoding cbb3-type cytochrome c oxidase subunit I, with protein sequence MTVQHAPPQVKVARPSILEVLLDYMKTTDHKKIGTLYIVTSILAFGIGGLMAVGIRLQLALPEQSFLVGNTYNQVLTLHAALMIFFFLIPIGLFGFGNWFLPLQLGVRDVALPRVNTFAVWLFIFSLILVITGLANGGAPGVGWTFYYPLSVDANQTGVAVLMVALILNGIASLLGSANFAATIVNLRAPGMSLWKMPIFVWSIFATSILQLISLGGLTAAALVTYLEIKLGLSMFNPGIGGVPVLMQQFFWFYSHPAVYVMLLPYLGIAAEIASTMARKPLFGYRVMVYSILGIVLVSLLVWVHHMFAVGLPESWQIAFMIATLIVAVPTGVKIFNLIGTLWGGRIIMKTPTYWLVGFIFNFLIGGITGVSLGMIPFDYQVTMSYYVVAHFHNVMMFGTAFLAMGGLYYWWPKMTGRFLSEKIGMWHFWLFMVGSWMTFLPQYILGLLGMPRRYYTYPEGNFAWTELNFISTLGALILLAGGVTWVWNMIQSFQRPITAGPNPWGGFTLEWTAASPPAAYNFAHEFPRSFPTERPLYDWEKNGDTLTPVDPKTIHLPVDSIWPFITAFGLLLMGYGLSFGWFTNYTPGGGLRGFFDASFGHILASIVLYLSFPVFFYGLFKWAGTREYDVPVEHHHLTKYDNGFMGMSWFIISEVGLFGVLIAGYVYLRVIGAAEPPALRPNIWLAALNTLILVSSSFVLHKAEQDNHQGRHTMFRLGLFITLILGAVFMLFQVYEFALFGVENDWKQNLWQACFFTIVGLHGLHIIIGGTGIAIPYYQAMTGKMDKYNHGSITPASLYWHLVDVVWLLIVAIFYAW encoded by the coding sequence GTGACCGTTCAGCACGCTCCCCCACAAGTCAAGGTGGCCCGGCCCAGCATCCTGGAAGTGTTGCTGGACTACATGAAAACCACCGATCACAAGAAGATCGGCACGCTGTACATCGTGACCAGCATCCTGGCGTTCGGGATCGGCGGCCTGATGGCGGTGGGCATCCGCTTGCAGTTGGCGCTGCCAGAACAGTCATTCCTGGTAGGCAACACCTACAACCAGGTGCTGACCCTGCACGCCGCCCTGATGATCTTCTTTTTCCTGATTCCGATTGGACTCTTCGGCTTCGGAAACTGGTTCCTGCCCCTGCAACTGGGCGTGCGTGACGTGGCCCTGCCGCGCGTCAACACGTTTGCGGTGTGGCTGTTCATCTTCAGCCTGATTCTGGTCATCACGGGCCTCGCCAACGGCGGCGCACCCGGCGTGGGCTGGACGTTCTATTACCCGCTGAGTGTGGATGCCAACCAGACCGGCGTGGCCGTGCTGATGGTCGCCCTGATCCTCAACGGCATCGCGTCGTTGCTGGGCAGTGCCAACTTTGCCGCCACCATCGTCAACCTGCGTGCCCCCGGCATGAGCCTCTGGAAGATGCCCATTTTCGTCTGGAGCATCTTCGCCACCTCCATCTTGCAGCTGATCTCGCTAGGCGGCCTGACCGCTGCGGCGCTGGTCACCTACCTCGAAATCAAGCTGGGCCTGAGCATGTTCAACCCCGGCATCGGCGGCGTGCCCGTGCTGATGCAGCAGTTTTTCTGGTTCTACTCGCACCCCGCCGTATACGTGATGCTGCTGCCCTACCTCGGTATTGCCGCCGAAATCGCGTCTACGATGGCCCGCAAGCCCCTGTTCGGCTACCGCGTGATGGTGTATTCCATCCTGGGTATCGTGCTGGTGTCGCTGCTGGTATGGGTTCACCACATGTTTGCCGTGGGCCTGCCCGAAAGCTGGCAGATCGCCTTCATGATCGCCACCCTGATCGTGGCCGTACCCACGGGCGTGAAAATCTTCAACCTGATCGGCACGCTCTGGGGCGGACGCATCATCATGAAGACGCCTACCTACTGGCTGGTCGGCTTCATCTTCAACTTCCTGATCGGCGGGATCACGGGCGTGAGCCTCGGCATGATTCCCTTCGATTACCAGGTCACGATGTCGTACTACGTGGTGGCGCACTTCCACAACGTGATGATGTTCGGCACGGCGTTCCTGGCGATGGGCGGCCTGTACTACTGGTGGCCCAAGATGACCGGGCGCTTCCTGAGCGAAAAAATCGGGATGTGGCACTTCTGGTTGTTTATGGTCGGCTCGTGGATGACCTTCTTGCCCCAGTACATTCTGGGCTTGCTGGGTATGCCGCGCCGCTACTACACCTACCCCGAAGGCAACTTTGCCTGGACGGAACTGAACTTTATTTCTACGCTGGGTGCACTGATCCTGCTGGCAGGCGGCGTGACCTGGGTCTGGAACATGATCCAGAGCTTCCAGCGCCCCATTACCGCTGGGCCTAACCCCTGGGGCGGCTTTACGCTGGAATGGACGGCGGCCAGCCCTCCTGCGGCGTACAACTTTGCCCACGAGTTCCCCCGCTCCTTTCCCACCGAGCGCCCGCTATACGACTGGGAAAAGAACGGCGACACCCTGACGCCCGTCGACCCCAAGACCATCCACCTGCCTGTCGATTCCATCTGGCCCTTTATCACGGCGTTTGGTCTGCTGCTGATGGGTTATGGCCTGAGCTTCGGCTGGTTCACCAACTACACCCCCGGCGGCGGCCTGCGCGGATTTTTCGATGCCAGCTTCGGGCATATCCTCGCCTCTATCGTCTTGTACCTCAGCTTCCCCGTGTTCTTCTACGGCCTGTTCAAGTGGGCTGGAACCCGTGAATACGACGTGCCTGTGGAGCACCATCACCTCACCAAGTACGACAACGGTTTCATGGGCATGAGCTGGTTCATCATCTCCGAAGTGGGCCTGTTCGGCGTGCTGATCGCCGGTTACGTATACCTGCGCGTCATCGGTGCCGCCGAGCCGCCTGCCCTGCGCCCCAACATCTGGCTGGCGGCCCTCAACACCCTGATTCTGGTGTCCAGTTCCTTTGTGCTGCACAAGGCCGAGCAGGACAACCATCAGGGCCGCCACACCATGTTCCGCCTCGGCCTGTTTATTACCCTGATTCTGGGGGCCGTGTTCATGCTGTTCCAGGTCTACGAATTCGCGCTGTTCGGCGTAGAAAACGACTGGAAACAGAACCTGTGGCAAGCCTGCTTCTTTACCATCGTGGGTCTGCACGGTCTGCACATCATCATCGGCGGTACGGGCATCGCCATTCCGTACTACCAGGCCATGACCGGCAAGATGGACAAGTACAACCACGGTTCGATTACGCCCGCCAGCCTGTACTGGCACCTTGTGGACGTGGTATGGCTGCTCATCGTGGCGATCTTCTACGCTTGGTAG
- a CDS encoding heme A synthase gives MSKTLTVTRAGAGAWLSRLAWGALAYNILVILWGAVVRITGAGAGCGEHWPLCNGVVVPQDPTLHTIIELSHRLTSSLSGLLAIALVVLAFRATPKGHIARLGAVLSLGLIILEGLVGGVQVLLGLTADSTDPARGLVQGIHLANTFLLLGALLLTALWASGGPRLKLRKQGAAGWASFAGLGLLLVLGAAGAVTALGDLLFLPADGSTPISTVKRDFAATATIIENLRVLHPMLAILTSAYLVWLGLLLRRVRPSAEVNRWSLVLWGLLGAQMVAGFANISLKAPGWMQLTHLLLACIMWLATVMLTYRALTALSVSPAANPILSPLSDTARTTPKGRNA, from the coding sequence ATGAGCAAGACCCTAACAGTTACCCGCGCAGGAGCGGGCGCGTGGTTGTCCCGGCTGGCCTGGGGGGCGCTGGCCTACAACATCCTGGTGATCTTGTGGGGCGCGGTGGTACGCATTACGGGCGCGGGCGCGGGCTGCGGCGAACATTGGCCGCTGTGCAACGGCGTGGTCGTGCCGCAAGACCCCACCCTCCATACCATCATCGAACTGAGTCACCGCCTCACCAGCAGCCTGAGTGGCCTTCTGGCGATCGCGCTGGTCGTGCTGGCGTTCCGGGCCACCCCCAAAGGCCATATAGCGCGGTTGGGCGCTGTGCTGAGCCTCGGCCTGATCATTCTGGAAGGTCTGGTGGGCGGCGTGCAAGTCCTGTTGGGCCTCACTGCCGACAGCACCGACCCGGCACGCGGACTGGTGCAGGGCATCCACCTCGCCAACACCTTTTTGCTGCTGGGGGCGTTACTGCTGACCGCACTCTGGGCTTCTGGCGGGCCACGTCTGAAACTCAGGAAGCAGGGCGCGGCAGGCTGGGCCAGCTTTGCGGGGCTGGGGCTGCTGCTGGTGCTGGGCGCGGCAGGTGCAGTGACCGCGTTGGGCGACCTGTTGTTCCTGCCCGCCGATGGCAGCACGCCTATTTCTACCGTCAAACGTGATTTTGCGGCGACGGCCACCATCATCGAGAATCTGCGGGTGCTTCACCCGATGCTGGCCATCCTGACCAGTGCTTATCTGGTGTGGCTGGGCCTGTTGTTGCGGCGGGTGCGGCCCAGCGCCGAGGTCAACCGCTGGAGTCTGGTGCTGTGGGGCCTGCTGGGAGCGCAAATGGTGGCCGGGTTTGCCAACATCTCCCTGAAAGCCCCCGGCTGGATGCAACTGACGCATCTGCTGCTGGCCTGCATCATGTGGCTCGCAACGGTCATGCTGACCTACCGCGCCCTGACTGCCCTGAGTGTGTCTCCGGCTGCCAATCCCATCCTCTCTCCCCTCTCTGACACAGCCCGAACCACCCCCAAAGGACGCAATGCGTGA